A DNA window from Helianthus annuus cultivar XRQ/B chromosome 15, HanXRQr2.0-SUNRISE, whole genome shotgun sequence contains the following coding sequences:
- the LOC110912472 gene encoding probable pectin methyltransferase QUA2, translating to MARPLHRGVLGGGRLSGNIQDYLEDTQMKIKTDKEDFDKTSKTSSDPVSLSLRNPFQLLLSENTPSKQDSVENGFAVSDQFTSSSRNRHLLTLLILKFSLILIVILGLTVSLLWTISLTTGTKSPMIRGYRRLQEQLVSDLWDIGELSLGANKVKESEFCSPEFENFVPCFNTTENLELGLTEGKEFDRRCGPMSKQNCLILAPPKYKVPHRWPTGRDVIWIDNVKITAQEVLSSGSLTKRMMMLDEDQISFSFASSMVDDNIEDYSHQIAEMIGLRNESYLVQAGVRAVLDIGCGYGSLGAHLFPKQILTMCIAHYESSDSQVQITLERGLPAIVGSFASKQLPFPSLSFDMIHTAWDGVQWDKKDGIYLIEVDRVLRPGGYFVWTSAFANIPDSVRDKENLKRWDFVRNIAKDLCWDLLSQQDKTVVWKKPSNKDCYASRKHVICKAGHDVESPYYHPLEACIGGTRSRRWIPIEERATWPSRATLSSKELALHGVLADDFAEDNINWKSAVRDYWSLLSPLIFSDHPKRPGDEDPIPPYNMVRNVLDMNAHFGGFNSALLDARKSVWVMNVVPTSGVNHLPLILDRGFLGVLHDWCEAFPTYPRTYDMVHADGLLSLETVKQSRCSTLDLFYEIDRLLRPEGWVILRDTTSLIQSARAITAGLKWEARVVEIESNNDEKLLVCQKPLIRSQASSL from the exons ATGGCCCGGCCACTTCATCGAGGCGTTTTGGGTGGGGGAAGACTGTCAGGAAACATTCAAGATTATTTGGAAGACACACAAATGAAGATCAAAACAGATAAAGAAGATTTCGATAAAACTTCAAAAACATCCTCTGATCCCGTATCTTTATCGTTAAGGAACCCTTTCCAGCTCTTACTTTCAGAAAACACACCATCCAAACAAGACTCCGTTGAAAATGGATTTGCGGTCTCCGATCAATTCACCTCAAGTTCGAGAAATCGCCATTTGTTGACTTTACTTATTCTTAAATTCAGTTTGATTTTGATAGTTATTCTTGGCCTTACCGTATCTCTTCTATGGACAATTTCACTCACAACGGGTACTAAAAGTCCTATGATTCGTGGGTATAGACGGCTGCAAGAACAGCTTGTTTCAGATTTATGGGACATCGGTGAGTTGTCACTTGGTGCTAATAAAGTTAAGGAGTCTGAGTTTTGTTCTCCAGAATTCGAAAATTTCGTACCTTGTTTCAATACTACCGAAAATCTTGAGTTGGGTTTGACTGAAGGGAAAGAGTTTGACCGTCGATGTGGGCCCATGTCGAAACAGAATTGTTTAATTCTTGCTCCACCTAAATATAAAGTTCCTCACCGGTGGCCTACAGGAAGGGATGTAATTTGGatcgataatgttaaaattacaGCGCAGGAGGTACTTTCATCCGGAAGCTTGACGAAGAG GATGATGATGTTAGATGAAGACCAAATTTCGTTTAGTTTTGCATCTTCAATGGTAGATGATAATATCGAAGACTACTCACATCAAATAGCCGAAATGATTGGTTTAAGAAACGAATCTTATCTTGTACAAGCTGGA gTGAGAGCTGTATTAGATATAGGCTGTGGTTATGGTAGTTTAGGAGCACATTTATTTCCAAAGCAAATTTTAACAATGTGTATTGCACATTACGAGTCTTCGGATAGTCAAGTTCAAATAACACTTGAACGTGGTCTCCCTGCAATTGTGGGTTCTTTTGCTTCAAAACAATTGCCGTTTCCATCACTTTCGTTTGACATGATACACACTGCGTGGGATGGTGTTCAATGGGATAAGAAag ATGGAATATATTTGATAGAGGTTGACCGAGTTTTGAGGCCAGGTGGATACTTTGTTTGGACCTCAGCGTTTGCAAACATACCAGATTCTGTTCGTGATAAAGAGAATTTAAAAAGATGGGATTTTGTTCGGAATATTGCTAAAGATTTGTGTTGGGATTTATTATCACAACAAGATAAAACCGTTGTGTGGAAAAAACCCAGCAACAAAGACTGTTATGCTTCTAG GAAACATGTAATTTGCAAAGCGGGCCATGATGTTGAATCTCCATATTACCATCCACTTGAGGCATGCATAGGTGGGACCCGTAGCCGGAGATGGATTCCCATTGAGGAACGGGCCACCTGGCCTTCTAGAGCTACCTTGAGCTCCAAGGAACTTGCGCTTCATG GTGTGCTAGCGGATGATTTTGCAGAAGATAATATTAACTGGAAGTCGGCAGTTAGAGATTATTGGTCTCTACTCTCCCCGCTAATATTTTCAGATCACCCAAAGAGACCTGGTGACGAGGACCCTATTCCACCTTATAATATGGTCAGAAATGTGTTAGACATGAATGCACATTTCGGTGGATTTAATTCTGCATTATTAGATGCCAGAAAATCTGTTTGGGTGATGAATGTGGTCCCCACTAGCGGTGTCAACCACCTACCACTTATCCTGGATAGGGGATTTCTCGGCGTATTGCATGATTG GTGTGAGGCGTTTCCAACTTACCCTAGAACATATGATATGGTGCATGCTGATGGACTTTTATCCCTCGAAACCGTAAAGCAGTCTCGTTGTAGCACGCTTGATCTTTTTTATGAAATCGACCGCCTACTCCGTCCAGAG GGTTGGGTGATACTGCGCGACACAACTTCGCTCATTCAATCAGCAAGAGCCATCACAGCGGGATTAAAATGGGAAGCGCGAGTTGTTGAAATCGAGAGTAACAATGACGAAAAGCTCCTTGTGTGCCAAAAGCCGTTAATAAGAAGCCAAGCAAGTTCATTATGA
- the LOC110914200 gene encoding uncharacterized protein LOC110914200: MDSKLHPALTVGNIKHLIPLTLELETTHYTSWSALFQNHCRAYQVYDHLEPKSSPTASSSGDKTDAGKTDTGKPDAAISEADALWIRLDAIVLQWIYGTISTDLLHTILAPGQAAYDAWTLLANLLSVYF, from the coding sequence ATGGACTCTAAACTTCACCCTGCTCTAACGGTCGGCAACATCAAACACCTCATCCCCTTAACCCTCGAACTTGAAACAACACACTACACTAGCTGGTCTGCTTTATTTCAGAATCACTGTCGGGCTTACCAGGTTTACGATCACCTTGAGCCAAAGTCCTCCCCCACAGCCTCCTCTTCTGGTGACAAAACTGATGCTGGTAAAACCGACACCGGCAAACCAGATGCAGCTATCTCTGAAGCCGATGCACTTTGGATTCGTTTGGATGCCATAGTCCTCCAATGGATCTATGGCACCATCTCCACAGACCTCCTGCACACCATTCTCGCGCCCGGTCAAGCCGCTTATGATGCTTGGACACTGCTTGCAAATCTTCTCTCCGTCTACTTTTAA